One Mycolicibacterium parafortuitum DNA segment encodes these proteins:
- a CDS encoding universal stress protein — MPANVMVGYDGSPAACAALNAAAVLFPDAHAWITHIWTPPFASTKLRRRLRTAAASADELVELIEREGAREADAIAATGVALAKAAEWDAEPMVKRTIGSEGLRLAQLAEKLDTDVIVVGDRGLGGAEALLGSVSDMVVHYATVPVLVVPNPLLADEAAALAAGPVVVGHDGSPGADAAVDRVRRLFPSREVILVAVRDEGADIPVSPAATDLELVRLDEPAGLGRWRERAVADALIDYAGSRGAAVLAVGSRGRSLPREVLLGSVAVAAVHRSQRPVLVTHS; from the coding sequence ATGCCGGCGAATGTGATGGTCGGCTACGACGGGTCGCCGGCGGCCTGCGCGGCCCTCAACGCGGCGGCCGTGCTGTTCCCGGACGCCCATGCCTGGATCACGCACATCTGGACGCCGCCGTTCGCCAGCACCAAACTCCGGCGCAGGCTGCGCACCGCCGCTGCCAGCGCCGACGAATTGGTGGAGCTCATCGAACGGGAGGGCGCCCGCGAAGCCGACGCCATCGCCGCGACCGGCGTCGCGCTGGCTAAGGCCGCCGAATGGGACGCCGAGCCGATGGTCAAGCGCACGATCGGGTCCGAAGGGCTGCGGCTGGCCCAGCTGGCCGAGAAACTGGACACCGACGTCATCGTGGTCGGTGACCGCGGGCTGGGTGGCGCCGAGGCGCTTCTCGGTTCGGTCAGCGACATGGTCGTGCACTACGCGACCGTCCCGGTGCTGGTGGTGCCGAACCCGCTGCTGGCCGACGAGGCCGCCGCGCTGGCGGCCGGGCCGGTCGTGGTGGGCCACGACGGCTCGCCCGGCGCCGACGCCGCCGTCGACCGTGTGCGCCGGCTGTTCCCGAGCCGCGAGGTGATCCTGGTGGCGGTCCGCGACGAGGGCGCCGACATCCCGGTGAGCCCTGCGGCGACAGACCTGGAACTGGTCCGCCTCGACGAACCGGCCGGCCTCGGCAGGTGGCGCGAGCGCGCGGTCGCCGACGCGCTGATCGACTACGCCGGCTCCCGCGGCGCCGCCGTGCTGGCCGTGGGATCTCGCGGCCGGTCCCTACCGCGTGAGGTGCTGCTGGGCAGCGTGGCCGTCGCCGCCGTGCACCGGTCGCAACGCCCGGTGCTGGTGACCCACAGCTGA
- a CDS encoding FAD-dependent oxidoreductase, which produces MTGPEHQPRKPVILTVDDDPAVSRAVARDLRRHYGEKHRIVRAESGPDALETLNELKLRGETVAVFVADYRMPQMSGIEFLEAAMDIFPMARRVLLTAYADTHAAIDAINVVDLDHYLLKPWDPPEEKLYPVIDALLEAWRATGDRAIPHTKIIGHPWNARSSEVREFLARNRLYYTWFRSDEPRGAQLLEAAGLDGLTLPVIITEQGQTLVDPTDAELGATLGLTTTPAEDFYDLVVIGGGPAGLAAAVYGASEGLNTVLIERTATGGQAGQSSRIENYLGFPDGLSGAQLAERARRQAEKFSAELITAAEVTKLEVDGVARTVHLSDGRTIGTRAVILAMGVEYRQLPAEGCADLTGAGVYYGATASVAADCENDEVYVVGGANSAGQAAMFLSRTAKSVTIVSRRTLEESMSHYLIQQIRATENIKELPNTVVHAVKGDGHLEGICLENTNTGEREEFRCGRMFIFIGAEPRTDWLDGVVVRDDHGFILAGPDLRDVSGWTLDRPPHHLETSVPGVFVAGDVRAESAKRVAAAVGEGSMAVMLVHRYLAET; this is translated from the coding sequence ATGACTGGACCTGAGCACCAGCCCCGAAAACCCGTGATCCTGACCGTCGACGACGACCCCGCGGTCTCGCGCGCGGTGGCCCGCGACCTGCGCAGGCATTACGGCGAGAAGCACCGCATCGTGCGCGCCGAATCCGGCCCCGACGCGCTGGAGACCCTCAACGAACTCAAGCTGCGCGGCGAGACCGTCGCGGTGTTCGTCGCCGACTACCGGATGCCGCAGATGAGCGGCATCGAGTTCCTCGAAGCCGCGATGGACATCTTCCCGATGGCCCGCCGCGTGCTGCTCACCGCGTACGCCGACACGCACGCCGCGATCGACGCGATCAACGTGGTGGATCTGGACCACTACCTGCTCAAGCCGTGGGACCCGCCGGAGGAGAAGCTCTACCCGGTGATCGACGCGCTGCTGGAGGCGTGGCGGGCCACCGGTGACCGCGCGATCCCGCACACCAAGATCATCGGCCATCCGTGGAACGCGCGGTCGTCGGAGGTGCGCGAGTTCCTGGCCCGAAACCGCCTGTACTACACGTGGTTCCGCTCCGACGAACCCCGCGGAGCGCAGCTGCTGGAAGCCGCCGGGCTGGACGGGCTGACCCTGCCGGTGATCATCACCGAACAGGGTCAGACGCTGGTCGACCCGACCGACGCCGAACTCGGCGCGACGCTGGGCCTGACCACCACCCCGGCCGAGGATTTCTACGACCTGGTCGTGATCGGCGGTGGCCCGGCGGGGCTGGCCGCCGCGGTGTACGGCGCGTCCGAGGGCCTCAACACCGTGCTGATCGAACGCACCGCGACCGGCGGGCAGGCCGGCCAGAGTTCGCGCATCGAGAACTACCTCGGCTTCCCCGACGGTTTGTCCGGTGCGCAGCTCGCCGAGCGGGCCCGCAGGCAGGCCGAGAAGTTCTCCGCCGAGCTGATCACCGCCGCCGAGGTCACCAAACTGGAGGTCGACGGCGTCGCCCGGACCGTACACCTGTCCGACGGACGCACCATCGGCACCCGCGCGGTGATCCTCGCGATGGGTGTCGAGTACCGCCAGCTGCCCGCGGAGGGCTGCGCGGACCTGACCGGGGCCGGGGTGTATTACGGCGCCACCGCGTCGGTGGCGGCCGACTGCGAGAACGACGAGGTCTATGTCGTCGGTGGCGCGAACTCCGCGGGCCAGGCCGCGATGTTCCTGTCCCGCACCGCCAAATCGGTCACCATCGTCAGCAGGCGCACCCTTGAGGAGTCGATGTCGCACTACCTGATCCAGCAGATCAGGGCGACCGAGAACATCAAGGAACTGCCCAACACCGTGGTGCACGCGGTCAAGGGCGATGGGCACCTCGAGGGCATCTGCCTGGAGAACACGAACACCGGTGAGCGCGAGGAGTTCCGGTGCGGGCGGATGTTCATCTTCATCGGCGCCGAGCCGCGCACCGACTGGCTCGACGGCGTGGTGGTGCGCGACGACCACGGGTTCATCCTGGCCGGGCCGGATCTGCGCGACGTCAGCGGCTGGACGCTGGACCGCCCACCACACCATCTGGAAACCAGCGTCCCCGGCGTGTTCGTGGCCGGCGACGTACGCGCCGAATCGGCCAAGCGGGTCGCCGCCGCCGTCGGCGAGGGATCCATGGCCGTGATGCTCGTCCACCGGTACCTGGCCGAGACGTAG